In one Paenibacillus sp. JQZ6Y-1 genomic region, the following are encoded:
- the pucD gene encoding xanthine dehydrogenase subunit D, with the protein MLLNRENSGERWRKRRDGKEKVTGELRYLTDMTAEHMLYGRVLRSEHPHARIVSLDTSAAEQYPGVIAVITHHDVPGLNRFGIATPDQPALCEDRVRYIGDAIAAIAAESPDIAEHALSLIAVEYEVLETLTDPLRALEESAPRLHPQGNVLHRTAVKYGDTDTALKRCAYVVKQEYSTPRQMHAYMETEGGLFIPEPDGRLTVYAPTQHGYKDRMQIARILDWEEERIRVISSPIGGSFGGKDELNVQPYGSLLALKSGRPVKMHNSRKESVRAGLKRHPMKIEMETGMDEHGHVLAHRVRIVADTGAYATLGAPVLNFATEHCMGPYRIEHVDVEGVSVYTNNGVSGEFRGFGGNQAIFAMEGQMDRLAELIQMDPWEFRELNRRHSTDPGPLQQQIWETNGLEQVMETLEHSKLWQRRSQLKLDNDQQPPWIKRGIGAALAMHGAGLGYGIDDPAGGRLSLNADGQIEVAFSYEEFGQGLIATMEIMLIDLFQCQSSDIHIVIGDTDKVPHSGSSTASRSTTMAWMALQRLKVPFLETILYKAHELTGVPLEQLTTGPQGIWRQAAGQVQTTYKGTPLSSDAEFVLNYREIVATSTSEELMFDTEFSYPTTPDEVVGGHFLYTYAGVAAEVEVNTLTGNVKLLDTYHTVAAGPVINPMGFIGQIEGGSVMALGFTLTEDALMQDGHYMTKNMDTYIIPTIQDMHSSLEVEVIEDLPDNDPFGPRGIGEIGSVALAPAITAAIRQAVGIWVNHLPVPREQLIQPVRMRQQEGVST; encoded by the coding sequence ATGCTGCTGAATCGTGAGAATAGCGGGGAACGCTGGCGTAAACGCCGGGACGGCAAAGAAAAGGTCACAGGCGAGCTGCGTTATCTGACCGATATGACCGCTGAACATATGTTATATGGACGTGTGCTGCGCAGTGAACATCCACATGCACGCATTGTATCGCTCGATACATCGGCAGCGGAGCAGTATCCGGGTGTGATTGCTGTCATTACGCACCATGATGTGCCAGGCTTAAATCGCTTTGGCATCGCCACACCGGATCAGCCTGCGCTATGCGAAGACCGGGTGCGTTATATCGGTGATGCTATCGCGGCAATAGCAGCGGAATCACCGGATATTGCCGAGCATGCTCTATCCCTGATTGCTGTTGAATACGAGGTGCTGGAGACGCTGACCGATCCACTGCGTGCCTTGGAGGAGTCTGCGCCGCGTCTGCATCCGCAAGGTAATGTGCTGCATCGCACCGCTGTCAAATATGGTGATACCGATACGGCATTGAAGCGCTGCGCATATGTGGTTAAACAGGAATACAGCACACCGCGTCAGATGCACGCGTATATGGAAACGGAAGGTGGTTTGTTCATACCGGAACCGGATGGCAGACTGACCGTCTATGCACCGACCCAGCATGGATACAAGGATCGGATGCAGATTGCTCGCATTCTCGATTGGGAAGAGGAGCGTATTCGTGTTATTTCCAGTCCCATCGGTGGTTCCTTTGGCGGTAAAGATGAGTTGAATGTGCAGCCTTACGGTTCATTGCTTGCACTGAAAAGTGGACGTCCAGTCAAAATGCACAACTCGCGCAAGGAATCGGTACGCGCGGGCTTGAAGCGTCATCCGATGAAGATTGAGATGGAGACGGGAATGGATGAACATGGTCATGTACTGGCGCATCGGGTTCGCATCGTTGCCGATACAGGGGCATATGCTACGCTGGGAGCACCCGTGCTGAATTTTGCCACAGAGCATTGTATGGGACCTTACCGGATTGAGCATGTGGATGTAGAAGGTGTGTCGGTCTATACGAACAATGGAGTCTCCGGTGAATTCCGCGGCTTTGGTGGCAATCAGGCGATCTTTGCGATGGAAGGGCAGATGGATCGACTAGCAGAGCTGATTCAGATGGACCCGTGGGAATTTCGAGAATTGAACCGCCGTCACTCCACCGATCCTGGACCTTTGCAACAGCAAATCTGGGAAACGAATGGATTAGAGCAAGTTATGGAGACGTTGGAGCATTCCAAGCTGTGGCAACGCCGCAGTCAGCTGAAGCTGGATAACGATCAGCAGCCACCGTGGATCAAACGTGGAATTGGGGCTGCCTTGGCGATGCACGGAGCTGGGCTTGGTTACGGTATCGACGATCCCGCAGGCGGACGGCTAAGTCTCAATGCAGATGGTCAGATCGAAGTTGCCTTTAGTTATGAGGAATTTGGACAAGGCTTGATCGCTACTATGGAGATCATGCTGATCGATCTGTTTCAATGCCAATCATCCGATATTCATATCGTGATCGGTGATACAGACAAAGTGCCGCATAGCGGTTCCAGTACTGCGTCTCGCTCGACTACGATGGCGTGGATGGCATTACAGCGCTTGAAGGTCCCTTTTTTGGAGACGATTCTGTACAAAGCGCACGAGTTGACCGGCGTACCGCTGGAACAATTAACAACTGGACCGCAGGGAATCTGGCGACAAGCAGCAGGGCAGGTTCAGACAACTTACAAAGGAACCCCGTTATCATCAGATGCGGAATTTGTGCTGAACTATCGGGAAATTGTAGCGACGAGTACATCGGAAGAATTGATGTTTGACACCGAATTTTCGTATCCGACTACACCGGACGAAGTGGTTGGCGGACATTTTCTATATACGTATGCGGGTGTAGCTGCTGAGGTGGAAGTGAATACGCTAACCGGCAATGTCAAGCTGTTGGATACGTACCATACCGTTGCCGCTGGACCAGTCATCAATCCGATGGGGTTTATCGGGCAGATTGAAGGCGGTAGCGTGATGGCGCTTGGCTTTACATTAACCGAGGATGCGCTGATGCAAGATGGGCATTATATGACGAAAAATATGGATACCTATATAATTCCAACTATTCAGGATATGCACAGCTCGCTGGAAGTAGAAGTAATTGAGGATTTGCCGGACAATGATCCATTCGGTCCGCGCGGGATTGGTGAGATCGGTTCGGTTGCACTTGCACCAGCAATCACAGCGGCAATTCGGCAGGCGGTGGGCATCTGGGTCAATCATTTGCCAGTACCGCGCGAGCAATTGATTCAGCCGGTTCGTATGCGTCAGCAGGAAGGAGTCAGCACATGA
- a CDS encoding (2Fe-2S)-binding protein, translating to MTKTTDMNWTAVINGETQQLTVNPSRRLLDILRADLDLTGTKVSCEIGRCGACMVLIDGEPVNSCLTMAYQCSGAEITTIEGLHGASPQELHPVQEAFLEEGGFQCGYCTPGMIISTTALLHRYPQPDEQQVKEGLCGNLCRCTGYGGILRAVESAADKCSRQIPTVSSAADALQTGSK from the coding sequence ATGACAAAAACAACGGATATGAATTGGACAGCAGTCATTAATGGAGAAACGCAACAATTGACAGTGAACCCGTCGCGCCGTCTACTAGATATTTTACGCGCCGATCTGGATCTAACTGGTACCAAAGTATCCTGCGAAATTGGACGCTGTGGTGCGTGTATGGTACTGATAGATGGCGAACCAGTCAACTCGTGTCTGACGATGGCATATCAGTGCAGCGGAGCGGAGATCACGACGATTGAAGGATTGCATGGAGCATCGCCGCAGGAACTGCATCCAGTGCAGGAAGCTTTTTTAGAAGAAGGCGGATTTCAATGTGGATACTGTACGCCTGGCATGATCATCTCTACGACCGCCTTGCTACATCGCTATCCGCAGCCAGATGAGCAGCAGGTCAAAGAAGGATTGTGCGGCAATCTGTGTCGTTGTACTGGCTATGGCGGCATTTTGCGGGCGGTGGAGAGCGCAGCGGACAAATGCAGTCGTCAGATTCCCACCGTATCCTCGGCAGCTGATGCCCTGCAAACAGGGAGTAAATAA
- a CDS encoding phosphotransferase, translating into MEREAMNDMEQLADHYFPSGNWHMVEGKGGMNNTTMFIDHASQRYVLRRYETHREPDKVRYEHEVLFTLPEVLTDLAIPKPVRDQNGNTIYVAEPNQQPGEQGGRLAALFHYMDGSNPELVTDEQLFQFGKTAGRLSAALSQIDIDLHPVYPPYYRLGQSYPLCSPGRLEAFCANPPEDFACIRETLNRIGERLGEQLVRIARLASLPHQLIHGDLNASNMLQAEDGQITAILDFEFVTRDLRAMEPAVCLSDMLTSMEWSAGDERRCTAFLKGYASVVRLTEAEAVRLPLLILLRRMDVFMHFLSRYFEGIDQADVVISQAKRLDEGLNWYKQSGPLLKAVSRRIFGYEDTN; encoded by the coding sequence TTGGAACGCGAAGCAATGAATGATATGGAACAACTAGCAGATCACTATTTCCCATCAGGGAATTGGCATATGGTTGAAGGCAAAGGCGGCATGAACAACACAACAATGTTTATTGATCATGCCTCACAGCGTTATGTGCTGCGCCGCTATGAAACGCATCGGGAACCGGACAAGGTACGGTATGAGCATGAGGTGCTGTTTACACTGCCGGAAGTACTGACCGATCTGGCGATTCCCAAGCCGGTGCGCGATCAGAATGGCAACACCATCTATGTAGCTGAACCGAATCAGCAGCCCGGCGAGCAAGGTGGTCGTCTGGCGGCTTTATTTCACTATATGGATGGAAGCAATCCAGAGCTGGTAACCGATGAACAGCTATTTCAATTTGGTAAAACGGCAGGACGCTTGTCAGCAGCACTGTCGCAGATCGATATTGATCTGCATCCAGTGTATCCGCCGTATTATCGTCTTGGTCAATCGTATCCGTTATGTAGTCCGGGCAGATTGGAAGCCTTTTGCGCCAATCCACCAGAGGACTTTGCTTGTATTCGTGAGACATTGAACCGAATCGGTGAGCGTCTTGGCGAACAGCTGGTGCGTATTGCCCGACTCGCTTCTCTGCCGCATCAGCTCATTCACGGCGATCTGAATGCGTCGAATATGCTGCAAGCGGAAGATGGACAGATTACAGCGATTCTTGATTTTGAATTTGTTACACGAGATCTTCGTGCAATGGAACCAGCGGTGTGTCTGTCTGATATGCTGACCAGCATGGAATGGAGTGCCGGTGACGAACGTCGGTGTACGGCTTTTCTCAAAGGCTATGCCTCTGTCGTTCGGCTAACAGAAGCGGAGGCGGTGCGCTTGCCGCTACTCATTCTGCTGCGGCGGATGGATGTATTTATGCACTTCTTGAGTCGATACTTTGAAGGCATTGATCAGGCGGATGTAGTCATTTCGCAAGCGAAGCGACTGGATGAGGGCTTGAATTGGTATAAACAAAGCGGTCCTCTGCTCAAAGCAGTCAGCCGCCGGATTTTTGGATATGAGGATACGAATTAA
- a CDS encoding tetratricopeptide repeat protein — protein MSKIFIFSILWWLLGNPFLALIVMLVIIYVLDRRFVGIFPSFVKPLKRMSRIRALRRQADNSPSDMSARYDLARLLLERRRYGEARQWLEQIRHAYEDSAEYWDDLGTALLHTGDATTGEQYILKALELNPRVKYGEPYLRLASHYARHDQQKALQVLEQFRNIQSSSCRAYYMLGQLDRSLGREQEAKQSFREAVNVYRSLPKYKKRSERGWAIRSWLRSLV, from the coding sequence ATGAGTAAAATTTTTATCTTTTCCATTCTGTGGTGGCTACTCGGCAATCCGTTTCTAGCGCTGATTGTGATGCTTGTGATCATTTATGTGCTGGATCGTCGGTTTGTCGGCATTTTCCCTAGCTTTGTGAAACCACTCAAACGCATGAGCCGAATTCGAGCCTTACGTCGGCAAGCAGACAACAGTCCAAGTGATATGTCGGCGCGTTATGACCTAGCACGCCTGCTGCTGGAACGTCGCCGGTATGGGGAAGCTCGGCAATGGCTAGAGCAAATACGTCATGCGTATGAGGATTCTGCCGAGTATTGGGATGATCTCGGCACAGCATTACTGCATACGGGTGATGCAACAACTGGAGAACAGTATATCTTAAAAGCACTAGAGCTGAATCCTAGAGTGAAATATGGTGAGCCGTATCTGCGACTGGCGAGTCACTACGCACGTCATGATCAGCAAAAGGCACTACAGGTACTGGAACAATTCCGTAATATTCAATCCTCCTCGTGCCGCGCTTACTATATGCTTGGTCAGTTGGATCGCTCATTAGGACGTGAGCAGGAAGCCAAGCAATCGTTCCGCGAAGCGGTTAATGTCTACCGTTCCCTACCCAAATACAAAAAGCGCAGCGAACGCGGGTGGGCAATCCGCAGCTGGCTACGCAGTCTGGTGTGA
- a CDS encoding SMI1/KNR4 family protein — protein MTTEPEYIHYVRTHIDDIYNDLHSRVLFLTVADGIPADMLGSNEGIPESLLEDDDWAVWKPVPSSISVTQVNQLEQEYRLQLPPLYRAFLQAYHLLEWQFPNVESNGDMSASCNSFLFPSLATNRGLSAIRELMEQWRELIEAGYIPFAIGEDGQGVVCFDTEQRDEHGDCHIVWITWDALPERNDESVSLRAQWEPHMEPLFLSFEKMWDTVVRKRIRK, from the coding sequence ATGACAACAGAGCCAGAATACATTCATTATGTCCGTACGCATATTGATGATATATATAACGATCTACACTCACGCGTGTTATTCTTGACGGTTGCTGATGGTATTCCCGCTGATATGCTGGGAAGTAATGAAGGCATTCCTGAATCGCTGTTGGAGGATGACGATTGGGCTGTTTGGAAGCCAGTGCCCTCTTCGATCTCTGTGACACAAGTGAATCAGTTAGAACAGGAGTATCGATTACAGCTTCCTCCATTATACCGAGCTTTTCTACAGGCATATCATCTGCTGGAATGGCAGTTTCCAAACGTTGAATCAAATGGGGACATGTCAGCAAGCTGCAACTCCTTTCTGTTCCCCTCCTTGGCTACCAACCGCGGTTTGTCGGCTATACGAGAGCTAATGGAGCAATGGCGTGAGTTGATCGAGGCGGGATATATCCCATTTGCCATTGGCGAAGATGGACAAGGGGTCGTCTGTTTTGATACAGAACAGCGCGATGAACATGGAGATTGCCACATTGTGTGGATTACATGGGATGCGCTGCCGGAACGAAATGATGAATCGGTATCCCTACGTGCGCAATGGGAACCTCATATGGAGCCGCTTTTCCTTTCTTTTGAAAAGATGTGGGATACGGTTGTTCGCAAGCGTATACGGAAGTGA
- a CDS encoding tagaturonate reductase translates to MTMSKTQPLLRSHLTGENERRQHEVIRQQPLKILQIGDGNFLRGFVDWMIHEMNASGKYHGSVVLTPATPRGAHRLEKMANQEGLYTLLQQGLQHGEKVEKRQLISVFRDYVNPYEEWESFLQLAELESLDVVVSNTTEAGLTYVELEYVPGQHIVNFPARLTVFLQRRFEKFGADPKRGLMILPCELVENNGDLLKSFVLRYAREFGFGEDFCEWVEQHQLFLNNLVDRIVTGMPEPNEYARLTNSWGYEDQFLTSAEPYYIWVIQGDASLDQRLPFVQSGLNVKWVQDLAPYRQRKVHILNGAHTLMMPVGLLYGKSTVRQLMEDEQLGSWVKQTIAEEVIPSLGLPSEELQRYADETFERFYNPYLEHRLLDIAMNSLSKCQARLLPILKAYTEKQQQLPQQIVRSLSALLLLYKVQPVEQSGQTSFRSLTLEGQPLEIRDNPEWLQRLSSYWQSSHPVTEQDCQVNTQDVVLQILSDTVIWQEDLTQIPGLAEQITFNLNHMGAQWS, encoded by the coding sequence ATGACAATGAGCAAAACACAGCCGCTACTGCGTTCCCATCTAACGGGCGAGAACGAACGGCGCCAGCATGAAGTGATCCGGCAGCAGCCGCTCAAAATATTGCAGATTGGCGATGGCAATTTCCTGCGTGGGTTTGTGGACTGGATGATTCACGAGATGAATGCCAGCGGCAAGTATCACGGCAGCGTCGTTTTAACGCCCGCTACTCCGCGTGGCGCACATCGACTGGAAAAGATGGCGAATCAGGAAGGTCTCTACACTTTATTGCAACAAGGATTACAGCATGGCGAAAAGGTGGAAAAGCGTCAGCTAATTTCTGTATTCCGCGATTATGTGAATCCATATGAGGAGTGGGAAAGCTTTTTGCAGCTTGCAGAATTGGAATCGCTGGATGTGGTCGTGTCCAATACGACAGAGGCAGGGTTAACATATGTGGAGCTGGAATATGTGCCCGGGCAGCACATTGTGAATTTTCCAGCGCGATTGACGGTCTTTTTGCAGCGACGATTTGAGAAGTTTGGCGCTGATCCGAAGCGAGGCTTGATGATTCTGCCATGCGAGTTGGTAGAGAATAACGGCGATCTACTCAAAAGCTTTGTGCTACGCTACGCGCGCGAATTCGGCTTTGGCGAAGACTTTTGCGAATGGGTAGAGCAGCATCAGCTATTTTTGAACAATTTGGTGGATCGTATTGTCACGGGGATGCCGGAGCCGAATGAATATGCACGTCTCACCAATAGCTGGGGGTATGAGGATCAGTTTTTGACCTCGGCGGAGCCGTATTATATTTGGGTCATTCAGGGGGATGCTTCATTGGATCAGCGTCTGCCGTTCGTACAATCTGGGTTGAATGTAAAATGGGTGCAAGATCTCGCGCCGTATCGTCAGCGCAAGGTGCACATTCTGAACGGTGCGCATACCTTGATGATGCCGGTCGGTCTGTTGTATGGCAAGAGCACGGTGCGTCAATTGATGGAGGACGAGCAGCTTGGCAGTTGGGTGAAGCAGACCATCGCTGAGGAAGTGATTCCATCGTTGGGATTACCGTCGGAAGAATTGCAGCGGTATGCGGACGAGACATTTGAACGATTTTATAATCCGTATCTAGAGCATCGGCTGCTGGATATTGCCATGAATAGCTTGAGTAAATGTCAGGCGCGTCTATTACCAATACTGAAAGCGTATACAGAAAAACAACAGCAATTGCCACAGCAGATCGTACGGAGTTTATCCGCATTGCTGCTGCTGTATAAGGTGCAACCGGTGGAGCAGAGCGGGCAGACCTCCTTCCGCAGTCTGACATTGGAAGGTCAACCGCTGGAAATCCGCGACAATCCAGAGTGGTTGCAACGATTATCTTCCTATTGGCAGTCCAGCCATCCAGTAACAGAGCAGGATTGTCAGGTCAATACGCAAGATGTGGTCTTACAAATATTGAGCGATACCGTGATCTGGCAGGAGGATTTGACACAGATTCCGGGGTTGGCGGAGCAAATTACATTTAATCTTAATCATATGGGGGCGCAATGGTCATGA
- a CDS encoding UxaA family hydrolase: MNTMIRDYIAIQKQDDVVIALRDMEPGDTLLLDNGQVLTITDSVPRGHKVAVHPIPSGQDVIKYGFSIGKATADIKPGQWIHSHNLHTGLSGTLDYEYQPEHSWQPRSIPAHLQQFDGYLRPNGEAGIRNEIWIINTVGCINKICEALARTAHMQMAGRVDGVYHFPHPFGCSQLGDDLEYTRQLLTSLVLHPNAAGVLVIGLGCENNQIESFAAGIPPEYAGKIRYLKAQEEDDEMEAGMGYLEELVSQAEQEQRQPLPLSKLKIGLKCGGSDGLSGITANPLVGEVADLLVSAGGTAILTEVPEMFGAETILMNRSSDDHIFGQMVELINGFKQYFVNHGQNIYENPSPGNKAGGITTLEEKSLGCTQKGGHSQVVDVLRYGQRVHRPGLNIVEAPGNDLVSVTALSAAGAHIVLFTTGRGTPFGGPVPTVKIATQSDLANRKKHWIDYNAGQLLEGREMEQVALDLLEQIVELASGRRQTNSERHGFREIAIFKDGVIL, encoded by the coding sequence ATGAATACAATGATTCGCGATTATATTGCTATTCAAAAACAGGATGATGTTGTAATTGCATTGCGGGATATGGAGCCGGGCGATACGCTGCTATTAGACAATGGACAGGTGCTCACTATAACCGATTCCGTGCCGCGCGGTCACAAAGTAGCGGTGCATCCGATTCCGTCTGGGCAAGATGTGATCAAATATGGCTTTTCCATTGGCAAGGCGACCGCTGATATTAAACCGGGACAATGGATTCACAGTCACAATCTGCATACCGGTCTGTCTGGTACGCTCGATTACGAATATCAGCCAGAGCATAGCTGGCAGCCACGAAGCATTCCAGCACATTTGCAGCAGTTTGACGGCTATTTGCGACCGAATGGCGAAGCCGGTATTCGCAATGAAATCTGGATTATTAATACGGTCGGCTGCATTAACAAAATTTGTGAAGCACTTGCCCGCACTGCCCATATGCAGATGGCTGGTCGTGTAGATGGTGTGTATCATTTCCCACATCCGTTTGGCTGCTCGCAGCTGGGCGATGATCTAGAGTACACGCGTCAATTGCTTACCTCGCTCGTTTTACATCCAAATGCGGCTGGTGTGCTGGTTATCGGTCTGGGCTGTGAAAATAACCAGATCGAGTCCTTCGCTGCTGGTATTCCACCGGAATATGCTGGCAAAATCCGCTATCTGAAAGCCCAAGAGGAAGATGATGAGATGGAAGCGGGCATGGGGTATTTGGAAGAATTGGTATCGCAGGCAGAGCAGGAGCAACGTCAGCCCTTACCTTTGTCCAAATTAAAGATCGGTCTAAAATGTGGAGGTTCGGATGGACTATCCGGTATTACTGCGAACCCACTCGTCGGTGAAGTAGCGGATCTGCTCGTATCCGCAGGTGGCACCGCGATTCTAACGGAGGTGCCTGAGATGTTCGGCGCAGAGACGATTTTGATGAATCGCTCGTCGGATGATCATATTTTCGGGCAGATGGTAGAGCTGATCAACGGCTTCAAGCAGTATTTTGTCAACCACGGGCAAAATATTTACGAGAATCCATCCCCTGGCAACAAGGCAGGCGGTATTACTACACTGGAAGAAAAATCACTTGGCTGTACTCAAAAGGGTGGTCATTCGCAGGTGGTGGATGTGCTGCGATATGGTCAGCGTGTGCATCGTCCGGGGCTGAATATTGTGGAAGCACCAGGCAATGATCTCGTCTCTGTTACCGCATTGTCAGCAGCTGGCGCGCATATCGTGCTATTCACAACGGGGCGCGGTACGCCATTTGGTGGTCCAGTGCCAACGGTGAAGATCGCTACTCAATCTGATCTTGCCAATCGTAAAAAGCATTGGATCGATTACAATGCGGGACAATTGCTGGAAGGTCGTGAGATGGAGCAGGTGGCGCTTGATCTGCTGGAACAGATTGTAGAGCTGGCTTCTGGTCGCCGCCAGACGAACAGCGAGCGTCACGGATTCCGCGAAATTGCCATTTTTAAAGATGGCGTTATATTGTAA
- a CDS encoding aldo/keto reductase, with protein sequence MPVEAMIKRRPLGKTGLELSPLSLGAAPLGQVYGHVDEQQGVRMVHEALDQGINLVDTSPYYGITRSEQMLGQALHGIARDRYVLCTKAGRYGDQEFDFSHQRILRSVHESLERLGTDYADIVLLHDIEFGDLHTVLEEGIPALQQLKQEGIIRYYGVSCLPLDGYRMVLEHTDLDVILSYCHYTLHDSTLAQLLPLLEQRGVGIMNAAPLSMGLLSDKGPASWHPASETVRRLCQQAAIHCAEHGSSLPQLAVQYALSNPRLATTIVGTASSEELAANLAYASQPLNEVLLTEVLELLRPIQGESWPTGHWTVDVLNGNRSVSWKGSPFD encoded by the coding sequence ATGCCCGTTGAAGCAATGATAAAACGGCGTCCGTTGGGCAAAACAGGATTGGAGCTGTCACCGCTCAGTCTGGGAGCCGCTCCGCTGGGTCAGGTATACGGTCATGTGGACGAGCAGCAGGGTGTAAGGATGGTCCATGAAGCGCTGGATCAAGGGATCAATCTGGTCGATACCTCGCCATATTATGGCATTACCCGTTCGGAGCAAATGCTGGGACAGGCACTGCATGGTATCGCGCGTGATCGGTATGTATTGTGCACCAAGGCGGGTCGTTATGGTGATCAGGAATTTGACTTTTCCCATCAACGAATCCTACGCAGTGTGCATGAGAGTCTAGAGCGTCTGGGTACCGATTATGCGGATATTGTACTGCTGCACGATATTGAATTTGGCGACTTGCATACCGTGTTGGAAGAAGGTATTCCAGCGCTGCAACAGCTCAAGCAGGAAGGCATCATTCGCTATTATGGCGTATCGTGTCTGCCCCTTGACGGATACCGAATGGTGCTGGAGCATACGGATTTGGATGTAATCCTATCGTACTGTCATTATACATTACATGATTCGACGCTAGCGCAATTGCTGCCGCTATTGGAGCAGCGTGGTGTAGGTATAATGAATGCTGCTCCGCTATCGATGGGATTGCTGTCTGACAAAGGACCAGCATCGTGGCATCCCGCTTCGGAAACGGTACGTCGGTTATGTCAGCAGGCTGCTATACATTGTGCAGAACACGGTAGCAGTCTGCCTCAACTCGCTGTCCAGTATGCGCTATCCAATCCGCGACTGGCGACAACCATTGTAGGAACGGCAAGCTCCGAGGAATTGGCTGCCAATCTGGCATATGCTTCGCAGCCGCTAAATGAAGTGTTGCTAACAGAAGTGCTGGAATTGCTGCGACCGATTCAAGGAGAGAGCTGGCCGACCGGGCATTGGACAGTAGATGTACTGAATGGCAATCGTTCGGTGAGCTGGAAGGGAAGCCCTTTTGATTAA